The following proteins come from a genomic window of Neptunomonas concharum:
- a CDS encoding 3-hydroxybutyrate dehydrogenase: protein MLKGKNAVITGSTSGIGLGMAKALAAQGANLMINGLGDPAENEAIRAALAAEFGVKVLFSGANMLKPDEIEAMITDAQEGFGSIDILINNAGIQFVSPVEELPREKWDAIIGINLTSAFHTTKAVIPGMKAKGWGRIINTASAHALVASPYKSAYVAAKHGIAGLTKTVALEMAEFGITVNAIAPGYVWTPLVEKQVADTAKARGISEEEVKQDVMLKAQPTKQFVTIEQVAAVAVFLCSDGAASITGSTLPVEGGWVAQ from the coding sequence ATGTTGAAAGGAAAAAATGCAGTCATTACTGGTTCTACATCAGGTATTGGTTTGGGTATGGCGAAGGCGCTAGCGGCACAAGGCGCTAACTTGATGATCAATGGTTTAGGTGATCCTGCTGAAAACGAAGCAATACGCGCCGCATTAGCAGCAGAGTTCGGTGTAAAAGTCTTATTCTCTGGCGCTAATATGCTTAAGCCTGATGAAATTGAAGCTATGATCACGGACGCTCAGGAAGGTTTTGGCAGCATTGATATTCTCATTAACAACGCGGGTATTCAGTTCGTATCACCGGTTGAAGAGCTACCTAGAGAGAAGTGGGATGCGATTATCGGTATCAACCTTACGTCGGCATTTCATACAACCAAAGCAGTTATTCCGGGTATGAAGGCTAAGGGTTGGGGACGGATCATTAATACAGCTTCTGCGCACGCACTGGTTGCATCCCCTTACAAGTCTGCCTATGTGGCTGCCAAGCATGGGATCGCAGGTTTGACGAAGACGGTTGCGCTAGAGATGGCGGAGTTTGGTATTACAGTCAATGCAATTGCCCCAGGTTATGTATGGACGCCGCTGGTAGAAAAGCAAGTAGCGGATACCGCAAAAGCACGAGGAATCTCTGAGGAAGAGGTTAAGCAGGATGTCATGCTTAAGGCTCAACCGACAAAGCAATTCGTAACCATAGAGCAAGTCGCTGCAGTGGCTGTATTTTTATGTAGTGATGGTGCGGCTTCGATTACGGGCTCTACTTTGCCTGTCGAAGGTGGTTGGGTCGCACAATAA
- a CDS encoding magnesium transporter: MSEDLGKLVDQIAHMDPDHEGEEQKVIAVQTEALDERQLALLLEALPLEDRLQQWGRISDAQKPLVLVELKNDARLSILNNQSESELEGLFSELSPEELIECSDNLPDSLIDLALNQMDQKQRLHFESSNQFEENCIGRYADHELLVLPQNAKVFDAWRLLRREVPECTDALFLTDRVGRYAGTVPFEQLYGAPGHIPLAELIDEEAEALPGDTLLFDSVEVQEQSGYVLLPIIDAKGMLIGRMTFKDSVQILREKHEADMLAQAGLSEDEDLFSPIIKSSLRRATWLGINLLTAFLASWAIGLFEATLQQVVALAVLMPIVASMGGIAGSQTLTLIIRGIALGQISRGNLGPLMIKELWVGGLNGVFWSAVIGGIAYVWFSDVMIGVVIAVAIALNILAAAVSGVLIPVILDKFKIDPALSGSVILTTVTDVVGFVTFLGLGTLLLLNP, encoded by the coding sequence GTGTCAGAAGACTTAGGAAAACTCGTTGATCAGATCGCCCATATGGACCCGGATCATGAAGGTGAAGAGCAAAAAGTAATTGCTGTTCAGACGGAGGCTTTGGATGAGAGGCAGTTGGCGCTATTGCTTGAAGCACTACCTCTGGAGGATCGCCTTCAGCAATGGGGTAGAATCTCGGATGCTCAAAAGCCATTGGTACTGGTCGAACTTAAAAATGATGCGCGCTTATCTATTCTGAACAACCAGTCGGAAAGCGAGTTAGAAGGTCTTTTTTCTGAATTATCTCCAGAAGAACTTATAGAGTGCTCTGATAACCTTCCAGATAGTTTGATTGATTTGGCGCTTAACCAGATGGATCAAAAACAGCGCCTGCACTTTGAGAGCAGTAACCAGTTTGAAGAAAACTGCATTGGGCGCTATGCCGATCACGAACTGTTAGTACTTCCCCAAAACGCCAAAGTATTTGATGCATGGCGTTTGCTCAGGCGAGAAGTGCCAGAATGTACGGATGCGCTGTTTTTGACTGACCGGGTTGGGCGTTATGCAGGGACAGTTCCTTTTGAACAGCTATACGGGGCACCTGGGCATATCCCTTTGGCTGAGTTGATTGATGAGGAAGCTGAAGCCCTGCCCGGGGATACATTGTTATTTGATAGTGTCGAGGTTCAAGAACAGTCTGGTTATGTGTTATTGCCTATTATTGATGCCAAAGGGATGTTGATAGGCCGCATGACGTTTAAAGACAGCGTACAAATTCTTAGAGAGAAACATGAAGCAGATATGCTCGCTCAGGCGGGCCTATCAGAAGATGAAGATCTCTTTTCTCCGATTATAAAGAGTTCGCTGCGCCGAGCAACGTGGTTGGGTATCAATCTACTAACCGCGTTTTTGGCCTCATGGGCGATAGGGCTCTTTGAAGCGACACTGCAACAAGTGGTTGCGCTCGCGGTTCTCATGCCCATTGTTGCCTCGATGGGGGGGATTGCCGGTAGCCAAACACTCACACTGATTATTCGAGGGATCGCTCTTGGGCAGATCTCGCGTGGGAATTTGGGCCCGCTGATGATTAAAGAGTTGTGGGTGGGCGGTTTGAATGGTGTGTTCTGGTCCGCAGTGATTGGTGGCATCGCCTACGTTTGGTTCTCTGATGTGATGATCGGCGTGGTTATCGCAGTGGCAATTGCACTGAATATACTGGCGGCGGCGGTCAGCGGCGTATTGATACCCGTAATACTTGATAAATTTAAAATAGACCCAGCCTTATCCGGCTCTGTTATCCTGACAACGGTGACCGATGTGGTTGGTTTTGTAACATTCTTAGGGTTGGGTACATTACTTCTGCTTAATCCATAA
- a CDS encoding ABC transporter substrate-binding protein, whose protein sequence is MKSKVIHPIFFRASIFAILLFIFNSGLATAKPTTALLLSPTSPIYETVASNLIQNIPRHSVLFEKRSPINASESLTRPDFIVSIGSEAFHSALQHYPQTPLIASFLPKRVFNEGYQNRQGLMTAIYVDQPFDRQISFIRALLPQAVTISTVFGESSVYEKQDLLSAIESQGMTLLSVVLNNTESPVSVLQQVIQDGDLFLAIPDKSAFNRASAKWSIFIALKSQKALIGFSEKYVDAGAFAALYSTPEDIGKQTGTVVSGYLQSKRLPTPAYPEEFSIKTNLSTARLIGIPIPSHEVIKHKMEGKNP, encoded by the coding sequence ATGAAAAGTAAGGTAATACACCCGATATTTTTCAGGGCATCAATATTTGCCATACTCCTTTTTATATTTAATTCAGGGCTAGCAACAGCAAAACCTACTACCGCTTTGTTGCTTAGCCCCACGTCTCCTATCTACGAAACGGTTGCGAGTAATCTTATTCAGAATATACCTCGCCACAGCGTTTTGTTCGAAAAAAGATCACCTATTAATGCGAGTGAGAGCCTCACCAGACCAGACTTTATTGTCAGCATTGGAAGCGAAGCATTTCACAGCGCTTTACAGCACTATCCGCAAACGCCACTCATCGCAAGCTTTCTCCCTAAACGTGTATTCAACGAGGGCTACCAAAATAGACAAGGCCTAATGACAGCAATTTATGTCGATCAACCCTTTGATAGGCAAATCTCTTTTATTCGAGCGCTCCTTCCACAAGCCGTCACCATCAGTACGGTTTTTGGCGAATCATCAGTCTACGAAAAGCAAGACTTACTCAGCGCCATTGAATCTCAAGGTATGACATTACTATCTGTCGTTTTAAATAACACAGAAAGCCCAGTGAGTGTGCTCCAACAGGTCATACAGGATGGTGATTTATTCTTAGCAATTCCTGACAAGTCGGCATTTAATAGGGCCAGCGCCAAATGGTCTATCTTTATTGCATTGAAATCACAAAAGGCACTCATCGGTTTTTCAGAAAAATACGTTGATGCAGGCGCCTTCGCTGCCCTCTATTCCACACCTGAAGATATCGGAAAACAAACGGGCACCGTAGTGTCCGGTTATCTGCAATCAAAAAGACTTCCTACTCCAGCTTATCCTGAAGAGTTCTCCATCAAAACCAATCTGAGTACCGCTAGGCTAATAGGCATACCTATCCCTTCCCATGAAGTAATAAAACACAAAATGGAAGGAAAGAATCCGTAA
- a CDS encoding ATP-binding protein produces MKTLSLPKIGIRHRILLLTLLPLLFISLILGGYFTYTRFQDAELNLIERGQLLARLLASSSEFGLITNNHELLQATSKGPLLEQDVSDILFLNGRYEVIQRSAQFPINLKIGAPSAYQQDQYWYFTQPVVTTGIPFLDNPEFQDTEQIIDTVGWVVIVVSETRTLKQQEQILLTSGTLLIIGIIITFLIAQRFGKRISHPILGLTRVMEEIQNGNLDARMSHTYTGEFNLLSQGLNDLADTVQKSITDQKTRVELATRRLQSTLHHLEQQNAALAKARRQADEANQAKDDFLARMSHELRTPLTSVVGFARLLQTTSCSDEQLEHIRIINQTALMLLSIVDDILDFSKLQRDAISLERIQFSLEDIIYDVLEMQAPSAFDKNLELISHIQSAPNLEVLGDPTRLRQVISNLVANAIKFTDKGTIEVHLESSTLNTQQSMFTIKVIDTGIGIPQKHLDQLFQAFMQADTTITRRFGGSGLGLVITKKLTELMGGKLFMVSQEEQGTTVTLQIPLRTHIHLNKNQEKSDFLTTPILLFEENVSLRRSIVNTLESRVRTVHSVQSLEKFLQLAPKFHIAILSLPSKVDALPIFFSAAEQVIKEAIELILIHPSNITLPKPLQNITTINKPLRPSGLYRALHLEHSPAHLPVDENDKSLENLRIVVAEDNKFNQLLIHTVLRTFHIDVFSAETGLEAIELVEKNQPDCVIMDVHMPVMDGLEATKRIKSIYPDLPVIALTANIIEHEHLALLKAGISSVLLKPINEAELMNTIKSLTKTLEPPSIQIQTPVDTQTLQLDKYNIPQAWLYNEMNQLTEKLTDAVKSLNSRAVREINHQLSGLAGLYELPEVECCTIEIHDLLSTPEQNWNELWKRAWRLSRLIRVLHEEAVSE; encoded by the coding sequence ATGAAAACTTTATCACTGCCAAAAATTGGGATTAGACACAGGATTCTGTTATTAACCCTTTTACCCTTACTTTTTATTTCATTAATTCTCGGTGGTTATTTTACCTATACTCGTTTTCAAGATGCAGAGTTGAATTTAATCGAGCGAGGGCAACTTCTCGCCCGACTACTCGCATCCTCTTCTGAATTTGGTTTAATAACGAATAATCATGAATTACTGCAAGCAACCAGCAAAGGCCCTCTTCTTGAACAAGATGTTTCAGACATTCTTTTCCTAAATGGGCGCTATGAAGTCATTCAACGTTCTGCTCAATTCCCTATAAACTTAAAAATAGGGGCTCCTAGCGCGTATCAACAAGACCAATACTGGTATTTCACACAACCCGTTGTCACTACAGGCATTCCATTTTTAGATAATCCGGAGTTTCAAGATACAGAGCAAATTATCGATACCGTAGGCTGGGTAGTCATCGTTGTTTCTGAAACTCGTACACTAAAACAACAGGAACAAATTTTACTGACAAGCGGAACTCTTTTAATTATAGGAATTATTATTACGTTCCTTATCGCTCAACGATTCGGCAAACGTATTAGCCACCCTATTTTAGGCCTTACGAGAGTAATGGAAGAAATTCAAAATGGTAACTTAGATGCCAGAATGTCCCACACCTATACCGGTGAGTTCAACCTACTGTCACAAGGACTCAACGACCTTGCGGATACCGTGCAAAAGTCCATTACTGATCAAAAAACACGTGTTGAACTAGCTACACGTCGCTTGCAGTCGACATTACACCACCTAGAGCAACAAAATGCAGCACTCGCAAAAGCTCGCCGCCAAGCCGATGAAGCCAATCAAGCGAAGGATGACTTCCTAGCAAGAATGAGCCACGAGCTACGCACTCCCCTAACGTCAGTAGTTGGTTTTGCACGTTTACTACAAACAACCTCATGCTCCGATGAACAGCTCGAGCACATACGCATTATTAATCAAACAGCTCTGATGTTGCTGTCCATTGTCGATGATATTTTAGATTTCTCTAAACTACAACGGGACGCTATATCTCTGGAAAGGATACAATTTAGCCTAGAAGATATCATATACGATGTTCTAGAGATGCAGGCTCCATCAGCCTTCGATAAGAATTTAGAGCTCATTAGTCATATTCAGTCAGCACCTAATTTAGAAGTACTAGGAGACCCTACTCGTTTAAGACAAGTGATCTCGAACCTCGTCGCCAATGCCATTAAGTTTACGGACAAAGGAACGATAGAAGTTCATCTCGAAAGCAGTACCTTAAACACTCAACAATCGATGTTTACTATCAAAGTCATTGATACAGGTATTGGTATTCCCCAAAAGCATCTTGATCAGCTCTTTCAGGCATTTATGCAAGCCGATACAACGATAACAAGGCGTTTTGGAGGATCCGGTTTAGGATTAGTTATTACCAAAAAGCTAACCGAATTAATGGGGGGAAAACTCTTTATGGTTAGCCAAGAGGAGCAAGGCACAACGGTAACTCTTCAAATTCCTTTACGGACACATATCCACCTTAACAAAAACCAGGAAAAATCTGATTTTTTAACCACACCCATTTTGCTTTTTGAAGAAAATGTGTCACTTCGCCGCTCCATCGTTAACACGCTTGAAAGTCGAGTTCGTACTGTCCACTCGGTGCAATCACTAGAAAAATTCTTACAATTGGCTCCCAAATTTCACATAGCCATTCTTAGCCTACCCAGTAAGGTTGACGCTCTTCCAATATTTTTCTCTGCCGCTGAGCAGGTCATTAAAGAGGCCATCGAGTTAATCTTAATTCATCCGAGCAACATTACTCTTCCCAAACCACTTCAAAACATCACCACTATAAATAAACCATTACGCCCTAGTGGCCTTTATCGTGCACTACACCTCGAGCATAGCCCTGCTCACCTACCAGTCGACGAAAATGATAAATCACTAGAGAACTTACGAATTGTTGTCGCTGAGGATAATAAGTTTAATCAGCTATTAATCCATACAGTCTTGCGAACATTTCATATCGATGTTTTTAGTGCAGAGACTGGTTTAGAAGCCATAGAGCTAGTAGAAAAAAACCAACCCGATTGCGTGATTATGGATGTTCATATGCCGGTTATGGATGGGCTTGAAGCAACTAAGAGAATTAAGTCAATTTACCCAGATTTACCTGTTATTGCTTTAACCGCAAACATCATAGAGCACGAACACTTAGCACTACTAAAAGCTGGTATCTCTTCTGTTTTATTAAAACCAATAAATGAAGCCGAGTTAATGAACACTATAAAATCATTAACAAAGACACTAGAGCCCCCCTCCATCCAGATTCAGACACCAGTAGACACTCAAACGCTACAATTAGATAAATATAATATACCGCAAGCGTGGCTATACAACGAGATGAACCAACTAACGGAGAAACTAACAGATGCTGTGAAATCGTTAAATAGTCGAGCTGTAAGGGAAATAAACCATCAATTGAGCGGACTAGCAGGGCTTTACGAGCTACCAGAAGTGGAGTGCTGCACAATCGAAATACACGATTTGTTATCCACTCCTGAGCAAAACTGGAATGAACTGTGGAAACGAGCATGGCGACTGAGCAGACTAATCAGAGTATTGCACGAAGAAGCCGTATCAGAATGA
- a CDS encoding TonB-dependent receptor plug domain-containing protein — protein MLFPHIRNRTYVLLCSILSAASSTSHAFTETDLFDDIPEISSATRISQNLAEVPISSTVISEELIKASGALDIPDLMRLVPGFQVYHPNANKFAVTYHGGSGEFPRDLEVRINGRPVYIPLLSTVAWNTLGISIHDIRQIEVIRGSNVPSYGSNALMGAINIVTKSPIAASSNQVGTSVGAQGRRNFNGSFNGSSNNLFYRVSLAREMNEGFDFQKDGEQLNLGNIHLTFTPTLYDSIDFSAGFNRGTMGIGNGRHVTDFQDREHTSHFQHLRWNHSTLNGHELSMQLYHNYLNLSTPTYQASTLLGDPGLTQFNRVLGYMSSVMGGAYPFTSSSVSDFYVNTNAEVGKNHVYGGELQHLFSPFEALTLASGLGFRYEKSLSTPLLNSESYIDEETYFLFSNAEWKQTKKLTWNAGFMSEFTTKVRPATSTRLGANYQLNDSFTLRGAITQAYRTPSLLEKNAQSTYIFPEGVPYDYIVTKTDHLDSEKLIAAELGAFWKLPQYNGYIDVKLYQEKITNGIGSRFYEGPYDMGAIASALRSGQDINDVLTQVYTGSFMGDEARESWNADYFRNHGLELQASLHPRPDTLLHFAYGYNEINGVQRRGQVQGEGGYPGKVDLLFDGRAPQHTATLLLNRQFSPSVDASLIFNYMSDVVWKDSVLSDGLKTVDAKLTHTLPIGSKKQLTSSILVKNIFNEQYSEFQEKNNFERRLYLLLSMDF, from the coding sequence ATGCTATTCCCCCACATTAGAAACCGTACCTATGTACTTCTTTGCAGCATACTTTCTGCTGCTAGCTCGACAAGCCATGCTTTTACAGAGACCGACCTGTTTGATGATATCCCTGAAATATCTTCGGCAACACGTATATCCCAGAACTTGGCTGAAGTACCTATTTCAAGCACTGTCATTTCAGAAGAGCTTATTAAAGCATCCGGCGCACTTGATATACCGGATTTGATGCGACTCGTACCTGGCTTTCAGGTATACCACCCAAACGCCAACAAGTTTGCAGTCACCTATCATGGAGGGTCCGGGGAGTTCCCAAGAGATCTCGAAGTACGCATCAATGGCCGTCCAGTCTATATCCCGTTGCTTTCTACTGTAGCGTGGAACACACTTGGTATATCTATCCATGATATTCGCCAAATCGAAGTCATTCGTGGCTCCAACGTCCCCTCTTACGGTTCGAATGCGCTGATGGGCGCTATAAATATTGTGACCAAGTCCCCGATTGCCGCCTCATCTAATCAGGTAGGAACAAGCGTGGGGGCTCAGGGGCGTAGGAACTTTAATGGATCCTTCAACGGCAGCAGCAATAACCTTTTTTATCGCGTAAGTTTAGCCAGAGAAATGAATGAGGGCTTCGACTTCCAAAAAGATGGAGAGCAGCTCAACTTAGGGAATATCCACCTCACATTTACCCCGACACTCTATGATAGCATCGATTTTTCTGCCGGTTTCAATAGAGGTACCATGGGCATTGGTAATGGTAGACATGTAACAGACTTTCAGGATCGTGAACATACTTCTCACTTCCAACATTTACGGTGGAACCATAGCACGTTGAATGGACATGAGCTTAGCATGCAGCTCTACCACAACTATCTGAACCTGAGTACGCCCACCTACCAAGCATCAACACTACTTGGAGACCCAGGATTAACCCAATTCAATCGCGTACTTGGGTATATGAGTTCAGTCATGGGAGGTGCGTATCCTTTTACTTCATCCAGTGTGAGTGACTTTTATGTCAATACCAACGCTGAAGTTGGAAAAAACCATGTGTATGGAGGTGAGTTACAGCACCTTTTTTCCCCATTTGAAGCATTAACACTCGCTTCAGGGCTAGGCTTTCGTTACGAGAAGAGCTTAAGTACTCCGTTGCTTAACTCAGAAAGCTATATCGACGAAGAAACCTATTTTTTATTTAGTAATGCCGAATGGAAGCAAACCAAAAAACTGACATGGAATGCTGGCTTCATGTCCGAGTTCACAACCAAAGTTCGCCCGGCAACCTCTACGCGCTTGGGGGCAAATTATCAGCTAAATGACAGCTTTACACTGCGCGGGGCAATAACTCAAGCTTATCGTACACCCTCGTTATTAGAGAAAAATGCGCAGAGTACTTATATCTTCCCAGAAGGCGTACCCTACGACTACATTGTAACAAAGACTGATCATCTAGACTCAGAAAAGCTCATCGCTGCTGAACTAGGCGCGTTCTGGAAGCTACCCCAATATAACGGTTATATCGACGTTAAGCTGTACCAAGAAAAAATAACTAATGGTATTGGCTCCAGATTCTATGAAGGCCCTTATGATATGGGAGCAATAGCTTCTGCCCTGAGAAGCGGTCAAGATATCAATGACGTTTTAACTCAAGTATATACAGGCTCTTTTATGGGCGATGAGGCTAGAGAAAGCTGGAATGCAGACTATTTCAGGAATCATGGTCTAGAGCTGCAGGCTAGTCTGCACCCTCGCCCTGATACCTTACTGCATTTTGCCTATGGCTATAACGAAATAAACGGCGTGCAAAGACGCGGACAAGTACAGGGGGAAGGTGGGTATCCTGGGAAAGTCGACCTTCTATTTGACGGTCGAGCGCCCCAACATACCGCGACACTTCTGTTAAACCGACAATTTTCACCTTCCGTAGACGCAAGTTTGATTTTTAACTATATGTCAGATGTTGTTTGGAAGGACTCTGTACTTTCCGATGGCCTAAAAACAGTGGACGCTAAACTAACGCATACACTCCCAATTGGATCCAAGAAGCAACTTACCTCCAGTATTTTGGTCAAAAATATCTTTAATGAGCAGTATTCTGAGTTCCAAGAAAAGAATAATTTTGAACGACGTCTATACTTACTCTTATCGATGGACTTTTAG